One window of the Shewanella maritima genome contains the following:
- a CDS encoding LPXTG cell wall anchor domain-containing protein — protein sequence MKKVHTIALLTTMLSLPAMANTKCDDVSWHQDVLAKYPSIANACQAVVEKDGQEFVKLNAEFIRYHEPHKVQLAFFERDGTKERQTIAVKHDAKVDAGGNKVGWDALPKGYKLEFYIPSDRFEVHEVVNVTPPPHLTQTAALPKTASWLPALGALGMTLIGVGGFISRRYRRQ from the coding sequence ATGAAGAAAGTGCATACAATAGCATTACTTACTACGATGCTGAGTTTACCTGCCATGGCCAACACTAAGTGTGATGATGTTTCCTGGCATCAGGATGTCCTCGCTAAGTACCCAAGTATTGCAAATGCTTGTCAAGCTGTCGTGGAAAAAGACGGTCAGGAATTTGTAAAATTAAATGCCGAATTTATTCGTTACCACGAACCTCATAAAGTACAGTTAGCGTTCTTTGAGCGTGATGGCACTAAAGAGCGTCAAACGATTGCAGTAAAGCACGATGCTAAAGTCGATGCCGGTGGTAACAAAGTCGGGTGGGATGCCTTACCAAAAGGATATAAACTCGAATTTTACATACCGAGTGACCGATTTGAGGTTCATGAAGTGGTCAATGTCACACCACCTCCTCATTTAACGCAAACAGCTGCTCTTCCTAAAACAGCCTCTTGGTTACCGGCCCTTGGTGCGCTGGGTATGACGCTAATAGGAGTAGGTGGATTCATCTCAAGACGTTATCGCCGCCAATAG
- a CDS encoding cystatin domain-containing protein — MKITLIIMMLLAIITGCTTSSTSKDIVMKKNNLICNNQNLAGGWSKTQMTPESNQALDFAIASMNTKQKLAYVTSVYSQTVNGVNYAIEFEMEDSKIYHAIVYRALSGDMTLTQPAQHGNICS; from the coding sequence ATGAAAATAACTCTGATAATAATGATGTTGCTTGCAATCATTACTGGTTGCACAACCTCTTCAACATCAAAAGATATAGTGATGAAAAAGAATAACCTCATTTGCAATAATCAAAATCTTGCTGGCGGCTGGTCTAAAACCCAAATGACTCCCGAGTCAAATCAAGCGCTAGACTTTGCAATAGCCTCAATGAATACAAAGCAAAAGCTAGCTTATGTTACATCGGTTTACAGTCAAACCGTGAACGGAGTAAATTACGCGATAGAATTTGAAATGGAAGACAGCAAAATCTATCACGCTATTGTTTATCGTGCTCTATCGGGCGATATGACACTAACACAGCCTGCTCAACATGGAAACATTTGCTCTTAA
- a CDS encoding class D sortase has translation MKQITRRWTYRTLTSVLYLAGTLCLTLFVLAKLHQTIASELALNAIDERTNAPLKTLPDTSKTPSSPLSQLTLPKPDKSDWSSARKTRFEVATLSKPIGKILIDEISLEAPIFEGDSELNLNKGVAKVLPANHTRHSSNLVIAGHRDSFFRRLGVLKNGAIIHITMADGKEHTYQMTNHWIVKPEDTWVMAEVSQDVLTLITCYPFYFVGSAPERYIVRAVKRLPNQKQG, from the coding sequence ATGAAACAAATCACGCGAAGATGGACATATCGAACACTTACCTCAGTCTTATATTTGGCGGGGACACTGTGCTTAACCCTATTTGTTTTAGCAAAGCTTCATCAAACTATCGCCAGCGAACTTGCTTTAAATGCAATTGATGAGCGAACAAACGCTCCATTAAAGACGCTGCCTGACACGTCAAAAACACCAAGCTCTCCTTTATCTCAGCTTACACTACCAAAGCCAGACAAGTCTGATTGGTCTTCAGCGCGTAAAACACGTTTTGAAGTTGCAACACTCTCTAAACCTATTGGCAAAATATTGATTGATGAGATTAGCCTTGAAGCTCCTATTTTTGAGGGGGACTCTGAGCTGAATCTTAATAAAGGTGTCGCTAAAGTTTTGCCTGCAAATCACACTAGACATTCTTCTAACCTAGTCATAGCCGGACATCGTGATTCTTTTTTTCGAAGGCTTGGAGTACTTAAAAATGGAGCCATTATTCATATCACAATGGCTGATGGTAAAGAGCATACTTACCAAATGACAAACCACTGGATTGTAAAACCTGAAGACACTTGGGTAATGGCTGAAGTAAGTCAGGATGTACTAACACTCATTACCTGTTATCCGTTTTATTTCGTTGGTAGCGCCCCTGAGCGCTACATTGTACGAGCAGTAAAAAGACTTCCCAACCAAAAACAAGGATGA
- a CDS encoding linear amide C-N hydrolase, with product MGAFDLKSELLVVPRGQQVTSSLSNSKDGMTWTNQYGYVAMNGLNQPFVFDGMNEKGLVVGTLYFPGFANYQVFETQKQSKSINNIDLSAYILGNTKTVDEVKSILQKIKVVRNEDLEKAIGTPTDLHHVFTDINGDSIVVEYTNGELQIYDNSVGVMTNSPGYDWHLLNIRNHIQLGAFAHVTSRTINGIEFKPLGQGSGMTGLPGDSTPPSRFIRALAFKASVVELKSVEQGVNEASRILNNFDIPRGSSREEVGNKVFMDYTQWSVIANPERLQYFWWTEHNRRMRMIDLNKIDFAKKEVVAIPLDKEKIEDIQEITL from the coding sequence ATGGGGGCATTCGATCTTAAATCTGAGTTGCTTGTTGTACCACGCGGACAACAAGTAACGTCAAGCCTAAGCAATAGCAAAGACGGCATGACATGGACAAACCAATACGGTTATGTCGCTATGAACGGCCTAAATCAGCCATTTGTTTTTGATGGAATGAATGAAAAAGGTTTAGTAGTGGGTACCCTGTATTTCCCTGGATTTGCAAACTACCAAGTCTTTGAGACTCAAAAACAAAGTAAATCTATCAATAACATCGACCTCTCTGCTTACATTCTTGGCAACACCAAGACAGTAGATGAAGTAAAATCTATCTTGCAAAAGATCAAAGTTGTCAGAAATGAGGATCTTGAAAAAGCAATTGGTACCCCAACTGATCTCCACCATGTGTTTACTGATATTAATGGTGACTCGATTGTTGTGGAATACACCAATGGCGAACTACAAATTTATGATAATAGTGTCGGTGTTATGACTAACTCACCCGGTTATGATTGGCATCTGTTGAATATTAGAAACCATATCCAGCTAGGTGCATTTGCCCATGTCACATCGAGGACTATCAATGGAATTGAATTCAAGCCTCTTGGCCAAGGGAGTGGCATGACAGGCTTACCAGGAGATTCAACACCACCATCACGATTTATTCGTGCTCTGGCTTTTAAAGCAAGTGTTGTTGAGCTTAAGTCAGTTGAGCAGGGTGTCAACGAAGCATCTAGAATATTAAATAACTTCGATATACCGCGAGGATCGTCACGTGAAGAAGTCGGGAACAAAGTTTTTATGGACTATACTCAATGGTCTGTCATCGCCAACCCTGAGAGGCTACAGTATTTCTGGTGGACGGAGCACAATAGACGAATGAGAATGATCGATCTTAATAAAATTGATTTTGCAAAAAAAGAGGTGGTGGCAATACCTTTAGATAAAGAGAAAATCGAAGATATTCAAGAAATCACTCTTTGA